From a region of the Chloroflexota bacterium genome:
- a CDS encoding DUF3696 domain-containing protein yields MSEQPLQTIESIVLHNFKCFGHQKINLGKLTLLSGLNGMGKSSVIQSLLLLRQSFQQGLITQGLAVNGDLIRLGTARDVFFEFADTDTISIGLKLHSKTNIDEWRYKYNSSTDVLDIDNTPEGLNNILIGASDTYFNNEIIFSNLFSDEFQYLQAERIGPRTSFGMSDYLVRQHRQLGPSGEYAIHYLSLFANELIPNEKLHHEQSSTLTLRNEVEAWLSEISPGTRINLIGNPDIDLVSLRFSFVNDGLEGNAFRATNVGFGLTYTLPILVAVLAAKPSSLLLIENPEAHLHPRGQALMGQFLAYAAAAGVQIVVESHSDHVLNGIRLAVHDGKIAPDDVQLNYFERRIIEGQTRHTVSTPTIDQDGLIDQWPDGFFDEFDKSLERLMMPRS; encoded by the coding sequence ATGAGTGAACAACCATTACAAACAATTGAATCGATCGTTCTACATAATTTTAAGTGCTTTGGTCATCAAAAAATTAATCTTGGTAAGCTAACGTTGCTATCAGGATTAAATGGTATGGGCAAATCGTCAGTCATTCAATCATTACTGTTATTACGTCAATCGTTTCAACAAGGGTTAATAACCCAAGGCTTAGCAGTAAATGGTGATTTAATTCGACTTGGTACTGCCCGCGATGTATTTTTTGAATTTGCTGATACTGATACAATCAGTATTGGTTTGAAGCTCCATAGTAAAACAAATATTGACGAATGGCGCTATAAATACAATTCCTCAACCGATGTATTAGACATTGATAACACACCCGAGGGTCTAAATAATATATTAATTGGTGCTTCAGATACGTATTTTAATAACGAAATTATCTTTAGTAATTTATTCAGTGATGAATTTCAATATCTCCAAGCTGAACGAATTGGGCCGCGGACTTCATTTGGTATGTCAGATTATCTCGTTCGTCAGCATCGCCAACTTGGGCCAAGTGGTGAGTATGCAATTCACTATTTATCATTATTTGCTAACGAATTAATTCCCAACGAAAAATTACATCATGAACAGTCAAGTACACTAACCTTACGCAATGAGGTTGAAGCATGGCTGAGCGAGATTTCTCCAGGTACACGAATTAATTTAATCGGTAATCCTGATATTGATCTCGTAAGTTTGCGTTTCTCGTTTGTCAATGATGGACTTGAAGGGAATGCATTTCGGGCAACCAACGTTGGTTTTGGATTAACCTATACCTTGCCAATTTTGGTAGCAGTGTTGGCAGCCAAACCTAGTTCATTGCTGTTAATCGAAAACCCTGAAGCCCATCTGCATCCACGTGGTCAAGCATTAATGGGGCAATTTTTAGCTTATGCCGCAGCAGCGGGAGTGCAAATTGTGGTCGAGAGCCACAGTGATCATGTGTTAAATGGCATACGTTTGGCGGTTCACGATGGTAAAATTGCCCCCGACGATGTGCAATTAAATTATTTTGAACGTCGGATAATTGAAGGCCAAACTCGGCATACTGTTTCAACTCCAACCATCGATCAGGATGGCTTGATCGATCAATGGCCTGATGGATTTTTTGATGAATTCGATAAGAGTTTAGAACGATTAATGATGCCAAGGAGTTAA